A single Henriciella sp. AS95 DNA region contains:
- a CDS encoding alkaline phosphatase D family protein has translation MSTISRRHFLGFGAGAAGLAACATTGNPLADNRPAFDGDVSFAHGVASGDPLTDRVILWTRVTPSNPAATGTVPVSVLVARNPDMTDIVSQALTETSPSRDFTVKVDATGLEPATTYYYQFTAKTSGGDLSSVVGRTRTTAASGMAPVTFAVVSCSNYPFGYFNVYDDIAKRTDLDAVIHLGDYIYEYGVDGYGGAEGQALGRNHEPPMEIVTLGDYRMRHSQYKRDERLQAAHAVAPWLCTWDDHESANNSYRTGAENHQPETEGNWTDRKQAAVQAYMEWMPVRDPKASREFTGIYRKFDFGDLATVFCLESRLTGRSDEISWGAELAGVAPADIPAKASDVMERVNDPSRTMLGAVQEAWLDKGLKASVSAGKTWQVLANQVILAAVKPPNLMQALTEEQRAAQTGYVAGMIPFSQLGLPFNLDAWDGFPAARARLYKSAETAGARLVTFTGDTHTAWANTLHDSAGSVRGVELGCTSVTSPGMGKYVTGIPNLGELFAEANDDVEWYDPDGHGYTLVTLNADEVVSQFYKVSTIEDPGYTVERVADFTAQRKEDGISSITPVREKAEAL, from the coding sequence CGGCGACCCTTTGACCGACCGCGTCATCCTCTGGACCCGCGTGACGCCCAGTAATCCAGCCGCGACCGGCACGGTTCCGGTGAGCGTGCTTGTGGCGCGAAATCCGGACATGACGGACATTGTGAGCCAGGCCCTCACTGAAACCTCCCCGAGCCGCGACTTTACGGTCAAGGTGGATGCGACCGGTCTCGAACCAGCGACCACCTATTACTACCAGTTTACCGCAAAAACCTCGGGCGGGGATTTATCATCGGTCGTCGGCCGCACGCGCACCACGGCGGCGTCCGGAATGGCACCGGTGACGTTCGCGGTCGTCTCCTGCTCGAACTATCCATTTGGCTATTTCAATGTCTATGACGACATCGCGAAACGGACCGATCTTGATGCGGTCATCCACCTTGGCGACTATATCTATGAGTATGGCGTCGACGGGTATGGCGGCGCGGAAGGCCAGGCGCTTGGCCGCAATCATGAGCCGCCCATGGAGATCGTCACGCTGGGCGACTACCGGATGCGGCATTCGCAGTATAAGCGCGACGAGCGGCTTCAGGCGGCGCATGCGGTCGCGCCATGGCTGTGCACCTGGGACGACCATGAGAGTGCCAACAATTCCTACCGGACCGGCGCGGAAAACCACCAGCCGGAAACCGAAGGCAACTGGACCGACCGCAAGCAGGCCGCCGTGCAGGCCTATATGGAATGGATGCCGGTCCGCGACCCCAAGGCCAGCCGCGAATTCACCGGAATCTATCGCAAGTTCGACTTCGGCGATCTGGCAACGGTCTTCTGTCTTGAGTCCCGGCTGACGGGGCGCTCGGATGAGATCAGCTGGGGCGCGGAGCTGGCGGGCGTTGCGCCGGCTGACATCCCCGCAAAAGCAAGCGATGTGATGGAACGGGTGAACGATCCGTCCCGCACCATGCTCGGCGCGGTGCAGGAAGCCTGGCTGGACAAGGGGCTGAAGGCCTCAGTCAGCGCCGGCAAGACCTGGCAGGTGCTCGCCAATCAGGTGATCCTGGCGGCGGTGAAACCGCCAAACCTGATGCAGGCACTGACGGAAGAACAGCGCGCGGCGCAGACCGGCTATGTCGCCGGCATGATCCCCTTCAGCCAGCTCGGCCTGCCCTTCAATCTCGACGCCTGGGACGGCTTCCCGGCGGCGCGGGCGCGGCTCTACAAATCCGCCGAGACGGCGGGCGCGCGGCTGGTCACTTTTACCGGCGATACGCATACGGCCTGGGCCAATACGCTGCATGATAGCGCCGGCTCAGTTCGCGGCGTCGAGCTTGGCTGCACGTCTGTCACCTCTCCCGGCATGGGCAAATATGTGACCGGCATTCCAAACCTTGGGGAGCTATTTGCCGAGGCGAATGACGATGTCGAATGGTACGATCCCGACGGCCATGGCTATACGCTGGTGACGCTGAACGCCGATGAAGTCGTTTCGCAGTTCTACAAAGTGTCGACCATCGAAGACCCGGGCTACACCGTAGAGCGGGTCGCAGACTTCACGGCCCAGCGAAAAGAGGACGGCATCTCAAGCATTACCCCGGTCCGGGAAAAGGCGGAGGCGCTCTAA
- the queF gene encoding preQ(1) synthase, which yields MSKDIYSGLDQLGGSNAIPASPEEAKLERVENPHADTLYLARFTAPEFTSLCPVTGQPDFAHLVIDYAPGPWLVESKSLKLYLTSFRNHGAFHEDCTVAIGKRLAELLEPKWLRISGYWYPRGGIPIDVFWQTGGVPDGLYVPDTGVASYRGRG from the coding sequence ATCAGCAAGGACATCTATTCCGGTCTCGACCAGCTCGGTGGCTCCAACGCCATTCCGGCTTCGCCTGAAGAGGCCAAGCTGGAGCGCGTTGAGAACCCGCACGCAGACACGCTCTATCTTGCCCGCTTTACCGCGCCGGAGTTCACCTCCCTCTGCCCGGTGACCGGTCAGCCGGACTTTGCGCATCTAGTTATCGACTATGCGCCGGGCCCCTGGCTGGTCGAGAGCAAGAGCCTCAAGCTCTACCTCACATCCTTCCGCAATCACGGCGCTTTCCACGAGGACTGCACCGTCGCCATCGGCAAACGTCTGGCAGAGCTGCTGGAGCCGAAATGGCTACGCATCTCCGGCTACTGGTATCCGCGCGGCGGTATTCCGATCGACGTCTTCTGGCAGACGGGCGGGGTCCCGGACGGGCTCTATGTGCCCGATACGGGCGTTGCGTCCTATCGGGGCAGAGGGTAA